One segment of Pleomorphomonas sp. PLEO DNA contains the following:
- a CDS encoding low molecular weight protein-tyrosine-phosphatase encodes MRSILFICLGNICRSPTAEGLMLNHLVAAGLSHATRVDSAGIGGWHAGDPPDPRAIAAARKKGVDLTPLRARQVRKTDFSDFELIVGMDRQNVADLRRLAPAGSTARIGLCLEEALGLPSEVPDPYYEDEQAFDAVFDLCDRAVRAFVEQVRAGN; translated from the coding sequence ATGCGCTCGATCCTGTTCATTTGCCTTGGAAACATCTGCCGCTCGCCCACCGCCGAGGGATTGATGCTCAACCATCTCGTGGCCGCCGGCCTCTCCCACGCAACGCGCGTCGACAGCGCCGGCATCGGTGGCTGGCACGCCGGCGATCCGCCCGATCCCCGTGCCATCGCCGCCGCCCGGAAGAAGGGCGTCGATTTGACGCCTCTCCGCGCCCGCCAAGTGCGAAAGACAGACTTCTCCGATTTCGAGCTGATCGTCGGCATGGATCGTCAGAACGTCGCCGACCTCCGCCGGCTAGCGCCCGCGGGTTCGACGGCGCGCATCGGCCTCTGTCTGGAAGAGGCACTCGGTCTCCCAAGCGAGGTGCCCGACCCCTATTACGAGGATGAGCAAGCCTTCGATGCCGTGTTCGACCTCTGCGACCGCGCCGTCCGCGCCTTCGTGGAACAGGTTCGCGCAGGCAACTGA
- a CDS encoding LysE family translocator, with the protein MNFLPTDGVLAAYTLAVLALNYTPGPDMAMFVGTAITRGRRAGFAAFLGTSSGILVHTLLVTFGLAALLAASPVAFDVLKVVGALYLLTVAIGTLRHGNRFAPEGGVLPPEPAIRLYLKGLAVNVLNPKVALFFLTFLPQFVEPGDPAARGKLLFLGLWFLSVSTLSMLPLILGASGVAAFFKARPKVMRGIDYLFAGVMGAFAVKLVTARL; encoded by the coding sequence ATGAATTTCCTGCCGACCGATGGCGTGCTTGCCGCCTATACGCTGGCCGTGCTGGCGCTCAACTATACACCCGGGCCGGATATGGCGATGTTTGTCGGCACGGCGATTACTCGTGGCCGACGGGCGGGATTCGCCGCCTTCCTTGGTACCAGCAGCGGCATTCTCGTGCACACGCTCTTGGTGACTTTCGGCCTTGCCGCATTGCTCGCCGCTTCGCCGGTTGCTTTCGATGTGCTCAAGGTGGTCGGCGCGCTTTATCTTCTCACCGTCGCCATTGGCACCCTCCGTCATGGGAACCGCTTCGCGCCGGAAGGCGGTGTCTTGCCGCCCGAGCCGGCGATCCGGCTCTATCTCAAGGGCTTGGCCGTCAATGTGCTGAACCCCAAGGTGGCGCTGTTCTTCCTGACCTTCCTGCCGCAGTTCGTCGAACCGGGCGATCCGGCTGCCCGAGGCAAACTGCTGTTCCTTGGCTTGTGGTTCTTGTCGGTGTCGACGCTGTCGATGTTGCCGCTCATTCTTGGGGCGAGTGGCGTTGCCGCTTTCTTCAAGGCGCGGCCAAAGGTGATGCGGGGCATCGACTATCTTTTTGCCGGTGTCATGGGGGCCTTCGCGGTGAAACTCGTCACTGCCCGTCTTTAG
- a CDS encoding YkvA family protein produces the protein MRKTHHPDPEIIGPAEDHEARVRSRFWRTVKKAVAAIPFIEEVVAAYYCALDPETPASVRATLLAALTYFVVPLDIVPDFILGFGFSDDITVLVTAIGMVRRHIGERHRVAARIALDRLATEKTG, from the coding sequence ATGCGCAAAACACACCACCCCGACCCTGAGATCATCGGTCCCGCCGAAGACCACGAGGCCCGTGTCCGTTCCCGTTTCTGGAGGACGGTCAAGAAAGCGGTTGCCGCCATTCCATTCATCGAAGAGGTGGTAGCCGCCTACTATTGCGCCCTCGACCCGGAAACGCCGGCTTCGGTGCGGGCGACCTTGCTGGCCGCCCTCACTTATTTCGTCGTACCGCTCGACATCGTACCGGATTTCATTCTGGGATTCGGCTTCTCCGATGATATCACCGTGCTTGTCACCGCCATCGGCATGGTCAGGCGCCATATCGGCGAGCGGCATCGGGTAGCCGCTCGCATCGCGCTCGACCGTCTCGCTACCGAAAAGACCGGATAA
- a CDS encoding invasion associated locus B family protein yields MTNARTLGLAVALLLGVTTIADAQQTKAPTPQQQQQTKAPTPLQTFESWATYTYNNAGAKVCYTATQPTDKQPAGVNRDPVFMFITNRPKEGVKHEVSVIAGYPYKEGSKTTVKIGDATFSMYTKDQGAWVDNAAEETRFINAMKGGSNMVITGTSRRGTVTTDTYSLKGISAALKRIDGECQ; encoded by the coding sequence ATGACGAACGCACGCACCCTCGGCTTGGCCGTCGCACTGCTGCTCGGCGTGACAACCATAGCCGACGCTCAGCAGACCAAGGCGCCCACGCCGCAGCAACAGCAGCAGACCAAGGCCCCCACACCGCTCCAGACGTTCGAGAGCTGGGCCACCTACACCTACAACAATGCCGGCGCCAAGGTCTGCTACACGGCGACGCAGCCGACCGATAAGCAGCCGGCTGGCGTCAACCGCGACCCGGTGTTCATGTTCATCACCAATCGCCCGAAGGAAGGCGTCAAGCACGAGGTTTCGGTGATCGCCGGCTATCCTTACAAGGAAGGCTCCAAGACCACCGTCAAGATCGGCGACGCCACCTTCAGCATGTACACCAAGGACCAGGGCGCCTGGGTTGACAACGCCGCCGAGGAAACCCGCTTCATCAATGCCATGAAGGGTGGATCAAACATGGTGATCACCGGCACGTCGCGTCGCGGCACCGTGACCACCGATACCTATTCGCTCAAGGGCATCAGCGCCGCCCTGAAGCGTATCGACGGCGAGTGCCAGTGA